The region TTAGTAATCCTCTTTGTAGACAAATTTATAACCAAGTCCGATGATGGTTGTGATGTGTTTGGGTTTAGAAGGATCGACTTCGATTTTTTTTCGAAGTCTTCGGATATGTACCGAGATGGTATTATCAAATTCAAAGTAGTCCTCTCCCCAGACTTCATGACAAATTTGTTCTTTGCTGACGATTTTATTCGCATGACGGACAAGGTACATGAGGAGTTTGTATTCCTTTGCTGTTAAGTCAAGAGGTTCATTATTTTTTGAAACGATGCCGTCTGTAATGGTAATGTTGCCAAATTGGATGGTTTTGGTTGTCGTTTTGAGACGAGCTTTGACACGGAAGGCGACTTCTTTGGCACTAAAGGGTTTGGTAATATAGTCATCAGCTCCGAGTGCAAAACCGAGTAGTCTATCGAATTCTTCTGTTTTAGCTGAGATGAAGAGAACGGGAATTTGACGATGTTGATGGATTTCTTTGATGAGTTGGTGCCCACTTAGATCGGGGAGCATGACGTCAAGTAGGACGAGGTCTGGATTTAAGGCTTTAAGCAGTGATAAGGCTTCAGTTCCAGTTGTGGCATGAAAGATGTGGGAAAATCCTTCATGTTTTAAGACGGTTTCTAGTAGTTCAATAATTTCAATTTCATCATCTACAATTAAAATTTTATTAGAAATCATAAGGTTTCTCCTTTAATTGGTCATTTTTTAGCTCATTATACCACAGAATTTAAAGAGTTAAGATGGATTTAAGATGGTGTTCATAAGGGTGTCAGGTGCGTGAGGTATGATAAGGTTGTCAATCAGATGTTGAAAGGGGAAATTTTGATGCAAGCTATTATGGAAACGGCTTTTGATGTCGTTTATTTATGTACGGTCATCACGCTTGGTATGACGATGGTTCGTAAAGGAAAGACAACGAATACGAAGTTATTTGGTTATATGGCCATTATTTTAGGATGCGGGGATGCATTCCACTTAGTCCCACGTTCTTATGCGTTGTTAACAACAGGACTTGAAGCCAATGCAGCAGCACTTGGATTTGGTAAATTTGTGACGTCGATTACGATGACTGTCTTTTATGTAGTACTTTATCATATTTGGCAAAAACGATATCGCGTCCAAAATACAAAAGGGTTAACACTTGCGATTTATGCATTAGCGATTGTACGTATTGTGTTATGTTTATTACCTCAAAATGAGTGGTTAAATTATAATGCCCCCGTTTCGTGGGGAGTTTATCGAAACATTCCGTTTGCGATTATGGGCTTAATGATTATCTATCTATTCTATAAAGAAGCAAAAGCGCATCAAGACTCAACGTTCAAATGGATGTGGCTGGCAATCGTTTTATCATTTGCCTTTTATATCCCGGTTGTCTTATGGGCCACCACATTCCGTTTAATTGGAATGTTAATGATTCCTAAAACACTTGCCTATGTGTGGGTTGTTTGGATGGGATATCAATCATTTAAGCAAGAAAGTAAATAATGTAAAAAGGAGTAACGGTCGTTACTCCTTTTTTATGGAAAAATTTAAAACATACATTTAGACATAGCAAGACAAACATTCAAACATATTAAAAACGTTTTCATTTAGTTATAATGAGAGTGTTATCAATCTTTTAGTGTAAGAGGAGAGTTTGTATGAAGAGACAGGTTGTTAAAGCAAGTGAGCAGGTTGTTATTGAATATAGTGAAGAATTAGTTCGTTTTATGGGGTTAAATTTAGCAAAGGATTTTTGGTGGATGAAGCCGTTTTATGGGACGAGCTTTGAACAGTTGCCATCACGCGTACAGTTTTTGATTGGGGAATATGAAAATGAGTTAGGGGAAAGTCGCTATTTAGTGGTGATTCCATGTGTGGATCAGGATCAATTGGGGGAGCTTGTTGTAGAGGTAAATCATTTGGTGATCCGCTCTGTTTTACCTTCAACGAATGATGAAGCTATCATTGGCGTGGCTATTTCTGATTGTTTAGAAATCGAGGATGGAATTAGGGAAGCTGTGACGATTTTAGCAAGTGAGATTGAAGGATT is a window of Turicibacter sanguinis DNA encoding:
- a CDS encoding response regulator transcription factor yields the protein MISNKILIVDDEIEIIELLETVLKHEGFSHIFHATTGTEALSLLKALNPDLVLLDVMLPDLSGHQLIKEIHQHRQIPVLFISAKTEEFDRLLGFALGADDYITKPFSAKEVAFRVKARLKTTTKTIQFGNITITDGIVSKNNEPLDLTAKEYKLLMYLVRHANKIVSKEQICHEVWGEDYFEFDNTISVHIRRLRKKIEVDPSKPKHITTIIGLGYKFVYKEDY